One stretch of Miscanthus floridulus cultivar M001 chromosome 18, ASM1932011v1, whole genome shotgun sequence DNA includes these proteins:
- the LOC136523508 gene encoding soluble starch synthase 1, chloroplastic/amyloplastic-like — protein MILLAAKYRPYGVYKDSHSILVIHNLAHQGVEPASTYRDLGLPPEWYGALEWVFPEWARRHALDKGEAVNFLKGAVVIADRIVTVSKGYSWEVTTAEGGQGLNDLLSSRKSVLNGIVNGIDINDWNPATDKCIPCHYSVDDLSVKAKCKSALQKELGLPIRPEIFIIGFIGRLDYQKGIDLIQLIIPHLMRDDVQFVMLGSGDPELENWMRSRESNFKDKFRGWVGFSVPVSHRITAGCSILLMPSRFEPCGLNQLYAMQYGTVPVVHATGGLRDTVENFNPFSENGEQGTGWAFAPLTTENMLWTLRTAISTYREHKSSWEGLMKRGMSKDFTWDHAAEQYEQIFQWAFIDRPYVM, from the exons ATGAT CCTTCTTGCTGCGAAATATAGACCATATGGTGTTTATAAAGACTCCCACAGCATTCTTGTAATACATAATTTAGCACATCAG GGTGTAGAGCCTGCAAGCACATATCGTGACCTTGGGTTGCCACCTGAATGGTATGGAGCTCTGGAGTGGGTATTCCCTGAATGGGCAAGGAGGCATGCCCTTGACAAGGGTGAGGCAGTTAATTTTTTGAAAGGTGCAGTTGTGATAGCAGATCGAATCGTGACTGTCAGTAAG GGTTATTCATGGGAGGTCACAACTGCTGAAGGTGGACAGGGCCTCAATGACCTCTTAAGCTCCAGAAAGAGTGTATTAAATG GAATTGTAAATGGAATAGACATTAATGATTGGAACCCTGCCACGGACAAATGTATCCCTTGTCATTATTCTGTTGATGACCTCTCTGTAAAA GCCAAATGTAAAAGTGCATTGCAGAAGGAGCTGGGTTTACCTATAAGGCCCGAAATTTTTATT ATTGGCTTTATTGGAAGATTGGATTATCAGAAAGGCATTGATCTCATTCAACTTATCATACCGCATCTTATGCGGGACGACGTTCAATTT GTCATGCTTGGATCTGGTGACCCAGAGCTCGAAAACTGGATGAGATCTAGAGAGTCGAACTTCAAGGATAAATTTCGTGGATGGGTTGGATTTAGTGTTCCAGTTTCCCACCGAATAACTGCCGG CTGCAGTATATTGTTAATGCCATCCAGATTCGAACCTTGTGGTCTGAATCAGCTATATGCTATGCAGTATGGCACAGTTCCTGTTGTCCATGCAACTGGGGGACTTAGA GATACTGTGGAGAATTTCAACCCTTTCAGTGAGAATGGAGAACAGGGTACGGG GTGGGCATTCGCACCCCTAACCACGGAAAACATGTTGTGG ACATTGCGAACTGCAATTTCGACATACAGGGAACACAAGTCTTCATGGGAAGGGCTCATGAAGCGGGGCATGTCAAAAGACTTCACGTGGGACCATGCCGcagaacaatatgaacaaatcTTCCAGTGGGCCTTCATCGATCGACCCTATGTCATGTAA
- the LOC136519814 gene encoding uncharacterized protein, with protein sequence MSGTSAPPYDAMLKSTAYERLRAEHPEEFAPASVFFTHDDRSAIDRRNSFRVKAALVYEAVTGRHVDDHVLRANSLLLALARKCHSKILGQPDEAGDPAEVTDERWDAKKKRVVDGIFLVVGYLPKLNEAISRKNADRDSVDQIFKSRHMLDMVTDVIKLENQLRLQDLLNVARHIEAVIKETVEQSDFKDVKESMGREYKLDVTEQNLADVIHRFCWYYSPFSTKKTGAVPPDSPFKDVAASKEVAARTLLDCLHMSVVKPAQGKGGGVTGRPSRMPTVRDLRRSGVRLQASENGRAEIEFAQPTVWLPALVYDFKLATVARNLLAREYEEQSKPITRYFQMMNAIVEDAADVRILRRAGVVLGGSGGGQEVHELIKNIDGHATYPSVYMAMDREIDKVREYHDQRMANFFVRNRPGVIWASSVAAISVAAIVATWRIRG encoded by the exons ATGAGCGGAACGTCGGCGCCACCGTACGATGCCATGCTCAAGTCCACGGCGTACGAGCGGTTGCGCGCGGAGCACCCGGAGGAGTTCGCGCCCGCGAGCGTCTTCTTCACGCACGATGACCGGAGCGCCATCGACCGGCGCAACAGCTTCCGGGTGAAGGCAGCGCTCGTCTACGAGGCCGTCACGGGCCGGCACGTCGACGACCACGTGCTGCGCGCCAACAGCCTGCTCCTGGCCCTCGCCAGGAAATGCCATTCCAAAATCCTTGGACAACCCGACG AAGCAGGAGATCCTGCGGAGGTGACAGACGAACGCTGGGACGCAAAGAAGAAGCGCGTGGTGGACGGCATCTTCCTCGTCGTCGGCTACCTGCCAAAGCTCAACGAAGCGATCAGCAGGAAGAACGCGGACCGCGACTCCGTCGACCAGATCTTCAAGTCGCGCCACATGCTCGACATGGTCACGGACGTGATCAAGCTCGAGAACCAGCTCCGGCTGCAGGACCTGCTCAACGTAGCCCGCCACATCGAGGCCGTCATCAAGGAGACTGTAGAGCAATCCGATTTCAAGGACGTCAAGGAATCCATGGGACGCGAGTACAAGCTGGACGTCACGGAGCAGAACCTCGCCGACGTGATCCACCGCTTCTGCTGGTACTACTCGCCCTTCTCCACGAAGAAGACCGGGGCGGTGCCCCCGGACAGCCCGTTCAAGGACGTCGCGGCCAGCAAGGAGGTGGCGGCGCGCACGCTCCTGGACTGCCTGCACATGAGCGTGGTGAAGCCGGCGCAGGGGAAAGGCGGGGGCGTCACCGGCAGGCCGTCTCGCATGCCGACCGTGAGGGATCTCCGGCGGTCCGGGGTCCGTCTCCAGGCCTCCGAGAACGGCCGCGCCGAGATCGAGTTCGCGCAGCCGACGGTGTGGCTACCGGCGCTGGTGTACGACTTCAAGCTGGCCACGGTGGCCCGGAACCTTCTGGCGCGGGAGTACGAGGAGCAGAGCAAGCCGATCACGCGCTACTTCCAGATGATGAACGCGATCGTGGAGGACGCGGCCGACGTGCGGATCCTCCGCCGCGCCGGCGTCGTCCTCGGTGGGTCCGGCGGCGGGCAGGAGGTGCACGAGCTGATCAAGAACATCGACGGCCACGCCACGTACCCGTCCGTGTACATGGCCATGGACCGGGAGATCGACAAGGTGAGAGAATACCACGACCAGAGGATGGCCAACTTCTTCGTCCGCAACCGCCCCGGCGTCATCTGGGCCTCGTCGGTGGCCGCCATCTCGGTGGCGGCTATCGTCGCCACGTGGAGGATCCGGGGCTGA
- the LOC136523509 gene encoding uncharacterized protein: MAGAAERAEWSEEQMGACTMMEPVPMMDLQLKEALPVAAAVEQSRRSEGQTGARLIRDLQSEDAPPVALEIRKVSSRKSHFLWAEHARMAELEHWAKSACRKSQIQTAEAAAARVEGQRAAERATAAEQGLEAAKARHEEIEAGLRTSLANTKVALQEALAALELEWATLERAQKALEAEERARSEADQEVLAL, from the exons ATGGCGGGCGCGGCCGAGCGAGCCGAGTGGTCCGAGGAGCAGATGGGCGCTTGCACGATGATGGAACCGGTGCCAATGATGGACTTGCAGCTGAAGGAGGCCTTGCCTGTCGCAGCTGCAGTCGAGCAGTCTAGGCGGTCTGAGGGGCAGACTGGTGCCCGATTGATACGTGACTTGCAGTCGGAGGACGCCCCGCCCGTTGCTCTG GAGataaggaaggtgtcgtcccgcaagtcgCACTTCCTCTGGGCAGAACACGCTCGGATGGCTGAGCTAGAGCACTGGGCGAAGTCCGCTTGCCGCAAGTCCCAAATCCAGacggccgaggcggccgcggcgcgggtggaggggcagcgtgcggcggagcgggcgactgctgccgagcaagggctcgaggcagcGAAGGCCCGCCATGAGGAGATCGAGGCGGGGCTACGGACGTCCCTAGCTAATACTAAGGTggcgcttcaagaggccttggcggcccttgagctAGAGTGGGCCACCCTAGAGAGGGcacagaaggccctggaggcagaggagagggcccggtcggaggcgGATCAGGAAGTGCTCGCACTCTag